A genomic window from Salvelinus sp. IW2-2015 linkage group LG13, ASM291031v2, whole genome shotgun sequence includes:
- the LOC111972263 gene encoding glycosaminoglycan xylosylkinase, whose product MKLKQRVVLLVAVLLLLGLAKLFLLDGGEGSAASRRDLRAFRKMEAGLSLSRGDRLTHTLQSPWEVANQWVGPREVYPEETPELAAVLSALGTARVERADVGYKGTQLKALLVLDGGQKVVFKPKRYSRGYVVEGEPYAGYDRHNAEVAAFHLDRILGFRRAPLVVGRFVNLRTEIKPVATDQLLSTFLMQGNNSCFYGKCYYCRESEPACAEGENMEGSLTLWLPDVWPLQKHRHPWGRTYREGKLARWEYDESYCDAVKKMPPYDAGPRLLDVIDTAIFDYLIGNADRHHYESFQDDGGASMLILLDNAKSFGNAALDERSILAPLYQCCMVRVSTWNRLNLLRAGALSSALRQALTFDPINPVLAEPHLAALDRRLSGVIXTIQQCVESLGPDNTLIEDRMILPHP is encoded by the exons ATGAAGTTGAAACAGCGCGTGGTGTTGCTGGTTGCCGTGCTACTCCTGTTGGGGCTGGCCAAACTCTTTCTgctggatggaggagaggggtccGCAGCCAGTCGACGAGACCTCCGGGCCTTCCGCAAG ATGGAGGCAGGCCTGTCTCTCTCACGCGGTGACCGGCTAACACACACCCTCCAGTCTCCATGGGAGGTGGCAAACCAATGGGTGGGCCCTAGGGAGGTGTACCCTGAGGAGACCCCCGAGCTGGCAGCCGTCCTCTCCGCGCTGGGCACTGCCCGAGTGGAGCGGGCAGATGTGGGCTACAAGGGCACCCAGCTCAAAGCTCTACTAGTACTGGAcggggggcagaaggtggtcttcAAACCCAAGAG GTATAGTAGAGGCTATGTGGTAGAAGGAGAGCCTTATGCAGGTTATGACAGACACAACGCAGAGGTGGCAGCTTTTCACctggacag GATCCTGGGTTTCAGAAGAGCACCCCTAGTGGTCGGGAGGTTTGTCAACCTGAGGACTGAGATCAAACCTGTCGCTACGGACCAGCTACTCAGTACCTTTCTAATgcagg gtaatAATAGTTGTTTCTATGGGAAGTGTTACTACTGTAGAGAGAGTGAGCCGGCATGTGCGGAGGGAGAGAACATGGAGGGATCTTTAACTCTCTGGCTGCCAGATGTCTGGCCGCTCCAGAAACACAGACACCCCTGGGGACGCACCTACAGGGAGGGCAAACTGGCCAG GTGGGAGTATGATGAGAGCTACTGTGATGCGGTGAAGAAGATGCCTCCGTACGACGCCGGTCCCAGACTCCTGGACGTCATAGACACAGCCATCTTTGATTACCTCATCGGCAACGCCGACCGACATCACTACGAGAGTTTCCAAGACGACGGAGGAGCCAGCATGCTCATCCTGCTGGATAACGCAAAGAG TTTTGGGAATGCAGCTCTGGATGAAAGAAGCATTCTGGCCCCTCTATATCAGTGTTGCAT GGTGCGTGTGTCTACGTGGAACAGGTTGAACCTGCTGAGAGCTGGGGCTCTGAGTTCAGCCCTAAGACAggccctgacctttgaccccattAACCCTGTCCTGGCCGAGCCCCACCTGGCTGCCCTGGACAGACGGCTGTCTGGTGTCATAGRAACCATCCAGCAGTGTGTGGAGTCGCTGGGCCCCGACAACACACTGATAGAGGACCGCATGATCTTGCCACACCCTTAG